A genomic window from Buteo buteo chromosome 13, bButBut1.hap1.1, whole genome shotgun sequence includes:
- the ANP32A gene encoding acidic leucine-rich nuclear phosphoprotein 32 family member A isoform X2 gives MPSSWAGPCGKVKELVLDNCRSYEGKIEGLTDEFEELEFLSTINVGLTSVANLPKLNKLKKLELSDNRISGGLEVLAEKCPNLTHLNLSGNKIKDLGTIEPLKKLENLKSLDLFNCEVTNLNDYRENVFNLLPQLTYLDGYDRDDKEAPDSDAEGYVEGLDDEEEDEDVLSLVKDRDDKEAPDSDAEGYVEGLDDDEEDEDEEEYDDDAQVVEDEEDEEEEEEGEEEDVSGEEEEDEEGYNDGEVDDDEDEEEPDEERGQKRKREPEDEGDEDD, from the exons GTTAAAGAACTCGTTCTTGACAACTGTAGGTCATACGAAGGCAAAATCGAAGGCCTCACAGATGAGTTTGAAGAGCTGGAATTCTTAAGTACAATCAACGTAGGCTTAACCTCAGTTGCAAACTTACCAAAGTTAAACAAGCTTAAGAAG CTCGAGCTAAGCGACAACAGAATCTCAGGAGGACTGGAAGTGTTGGCAGAAAAGTGTCCGAACCTCACGCATCTAAATCTAAGCggcaacaaaataaaagatctCGGTACAATAGAACCTCTG aaaaagttAGAAAACCTGAAGAGTCTAGATCTTTTCAATTGCGAGGTAACCAACTTGAACGACTATAGAGAAAACGTATTCAATCTTCTCCCGCAACTCACATACCTCGATGGCTACGATCGGGATGACAAAGAAGCACCGGACTCTGATGCAGAGGGCTACGTGGAGGGCTTAGACgatgaggaggaagatgaagatg TCTTATCTCTAGTGAAAGATCGAGATGACAAAGAAGCACCGGACTCTGATGCAGAGGGCTACGTGGAGGGCTTAGACGACGACGAGGAAGATGAAGATG AAGAGGAGTATGATGATGATGCTCAGGTAGTAGAAGACGAagaagatgaggaggaagaagaagaaggagaagaggaggatgtGAGCGGAGAAGAGGAG gAGGATGAAGAAGGCTACAACGATGGTGAGGTAGATGACgatgaagatgaagaagagCCTG atGAAGAACGGGGACAGAAGAGAAAACGAGAACCTGAAGATGAAGGGGATGAAGATGACTAA
- the ANP32A gene encoding acidic leucine-rich nuclear phosphoprotein 32 family member A isoform X1, with protein MDMKKRIHLELRNRTPSDVKELVLDNCRSYEGKIEGLTDEFEELEFLSTINVGLTSVANLPKLNKLKKLELSDNRISGGLEVLAEKCPNLTHLNLSGNKIKDLGTIEPLKKLENLKSLDLFNCEVTNLNDYRENVFNLLPQLTYLDGYDRDDKEAPDSDAEGYVEGLDDEEEDEDVLSLVKDRDDKEAPDSDAEGYVEGLDDDEEDEDEEEYDDDAQVVEDEEDEEEEEEGEEEDVSGEEEEDEEGYNDGEVDDDEDEEEPDEERGQKRKREPEDEGDEDD; from the exons GTTAAAGAACTCGTTCTTGACAACTGTAGGTCATACGAAGGCAAAATCGAAGGCCTCACAGATGAGTTTGAAGAGCTGGAATTCTTAAGTACAATCAACGTAGGCTTAACCTCAGTTGCAAACTTACCAAAGTTAAACAAGCTTAAGAAG CTCGAGCTAAGCGACAACAGAATCTCAGGAGGACTGGAAGTGTTGGCAGAAAAGTGTCCGAACCTCACGCATCTAAATCTAAGCggcaacaaaataaaagatctCGGTACAATAGAACCTCTG aaaaagttAGAAAACCTGAAGAGTCTAGATCTTTTCAATTGCGAGGTAACCAACTTGAACGACTATAGAGAAAACGTATTCAATCTTCTCCCGCAACTCACATACCTCGATGGCTACGATCGGGATGACAAAGAAGCACCGGACTCTGATGCAGAGGGCTACGTGGAGGGCTTAGACgatgaggaggaagatgaagatg TCTTATCTCTAGTGAAAGATCGAGATGACAAAGAAGCACCGGACTCTGATGCAGAGGGCTACGTGGAGGGCTTAGACGACGACGAGGAAGATGAAGATG AAGAGGAGTATGATGATGATGCTCAGGTAGTAGAAGACGAagaagatgaggaggaagaagaagaaggagaagaggaggatgtGAGCGGAGAAGAGGAG gAGGATGAAGAAGGCTACAACGATGGTGAGGTAGATGACgatgaagatgaagaagagCCTG atGAAGAACGGGGACAGAAGAGAAAACGAGAACCTGAAGATGAAGGGGATGAAGATGACTAA